A window from Theobroma cacao cultivar B97-61/B2 chromosome 3, Criollo_cocoa_genome_V2, whole genome shotgun sequence encodes these proteins:
- the LOC18603846 gene encoding uncharacterized protein LOC18603846 has translation MGNCQAVDAATLVIQHPSGKVDKFYWPMSASEIMRMNPGHYVALLISTTLYHSSNNDKCPDNSANNVNPVRLTRIKLLRPTDTLVLGQVYRLITTQEVMKGLCAKKHAKMKKNQQESAEKPFEKAGLRPETVGRRSEPDKENKVSKHERHRPRSTPSANSAARSKTWQPSLQSISEAAS, from the exons atgggGAACTGCCAAGCTGTTGATGCAGCAACTCTGGTAATTCAGCACCCAAGTGGGAAAGTAGACAAGTTTTATTGGCCTATGAGTGCTAGTGAGATTATGAGGATGAACCCTGGCCACTATGTTGCTCTTCTTATCTCTACCACCTTGTATCATTCCAGTAACAATGATAAATGTCCAGACAACAGCGCCAACAATGTCAACCCTGTTCGTTTGACAAGGATTAAGCTTCTCCGGCCGACGGATACTCTTGTTCTTGGCCAGGTTTACAGGCTCATCACCACTCAag aAGTTATGAAAGGGTTGTGCGCAAAGAAACATgcaaagatgaagaaaaaccaGCAAGAATCAGCAGAGAAGCCATTTGAGAAGGCTGGTTTGAGGCCAGAGACAGTGGGAAGAAGATCTGAACCAGATAAGGAAAATAAG GTGAGCAAACATGAAAGGCACCGGCCGAGATCAACACCATCAGCCAACTCTGCTGCCAGATCAAAGACATGGCAGCCCTCATTACAAAGCATCTCAGAGGCTGCAAGCTAA
- the LOC18603849 gene encoding nucleobase-ascorbate transporter 6, producing the protein MAGRAPAKADEPQPHPPKEQLPNISYCITSPPPWPEAILLGFQHYLVMLGTTVIIPSSLVPQMGGGNEEKAKVIQTLLFVAGLNTLLQTLFGTRLPAVIGGSYTFVPTTISIILAGRFSDTSDPIERFKRIMRAIQGSLIVASTLQIVLGFSGLWRNVARFLSPLSVVPLVSLVGFGLYEFGFPGVAKCVEIGLPQLILIVFISQYMPHVIKSGRHVFDRFAVIFSVVVVWIYAHLLTVGGAYNGKAPKTQISCRTDRAGLIDAAPWIRVPYPFQWGAPSFDAGEAFAMMMASFVALVESTGAFIAVSRYASATPMPPSILSRGVGWQGVAILVSGLFGTVNGSSVSVENAGLLALTRVGSRRVVQISAGFMIFFSILGKFGAVFASIPAPIIAALYCLFFAYVGAGGLSFLQFCNLNSFRTKFILGFSVFMGLSVPQYFNEYTALNGYGPVHTGARWFNDIVNVPLSSEAFVAGCLAYFLDNTLHRKDSSIRKDRGKHWWDKFRSFKGDSRSEEFYSLPFNLNKYFPSV; encoded by the exons aTGGCAGGAAGAGCTCCGGCTAAAGCAGATGAGCCACAGCCACATCCACCAAAGGAACAGCTACCCAACATTTCTTATTGCATTACAAGTCCACCTCCATGGC CCGAGGCCATCCTTCTTGGTTTTCAACATTATCTTGTGATGCTTGGAACGACAGTGATCATCCCCTCTTCTCTTGTTCCCCAGATGGGAGGTGGAAAT GAGGAGAAAGCAAAGGTGATTCAGACGCTACTCTTTGTTGCTGGTTTGAACACATTGCTGCAGACACTGTTTGGGACTAGATTGCCTGCTGTGATTGGAGGATCTTATACATTTGTCCCAACGACAATCTCAATTATCCTTGCTGGTCGGTTCAGTGATACTTCAGATCCTATCGAG AGATTTAAAAGGATAATGCGGGCAATCCAGGGTTCCCTCATTGTTGCTTCAACTCTTCAGATTGTCCTCGGCTTCAGTGGCCTTTGGCGTAATGTTGCAAG GTTTTTAAGTCCACTTTCAGTTGTTCCTTTGGTATCTCTAGTTGGTTTTGGGCTTTATGAGTTTGGTTTTCCTGGG GTTGCCAAATGTGTGGAGATTGGGCTGCCTCAGCTAATTCTCATAGTATTTATCTCACAG TACATGCCTCATGTGATAAAATCTGGAAGACACGTTTTTGATCGTTTTGCTGTCATATTCTCTGTGGTGGTTGTTTGGATTTATGCTCATTTACTCACTGTGGGTGGAGCTTATAATGGTAAAGCACCAAAGACACAGATAAGCTGCCGCACTGATCGTGCTGGTTTAATAGATGCTGCTCCATG GATAAGAGTTCCGTATCCCTTTCAATGGGGAGCACCTTCATTTGATGCTGGTGAAGCCTTTGCTATGATGATGGCTTCTTTTGTTGCTCTTGTAGAG TCCACTGGGGCTTTTATTGCGGTGTCAAGATATGCAAGTGCAACTCCAATGCCACCTTCTATTCTTAGCCGTGGTGTTGGTTGGCAG GGAGTTGCAATTTTGGTCTCAGGGTTGTTTGGAACTGTCAATGGATCCTCAGTATCTGT AGAGAATGCTGGTCTTTTGGCCTTGACACGAGTTGGCAGCCGAAGAGTTGTCCAAATCTCTGCTGGATTTATGATTTTCTTCTCCATTCTAG GGAAATTTGGAGCAGTCTTTGCTTCAATTCCAGCACCCATTATTGCTGCTTTGTACTGCCTGTTCTTTGCTTATGTCG GTGCGGGAGGCCTTAGTTTTCTTCAATTCTGCAACCTCAACAGCTTCCGTACAAAGTTTATATTAGGCTTCTCTGTATTTATGGGCTTATCTGTGCCACAGTACTTCAATGAGTATACTGCACTTAATGGCTATGGTCCAGTTCACACAGGCGCGAGATGG TTCAACGACATTGTAAATGTTCCTTTATCATCCGAAGCATTTGTTGCGGGTTGCTTGGCATATTTCCTTGACAACACATTGCATCGCAAGGACAGTTCAATTAGGAAGGACAGGGGTAAGCACTGGTGGGACAAGTTCCGATCCTTCAAGGGTGATTCAAGGagtgaagaattttattcCCTTCCCTTCAACCTAAACAAATATTTCCCATCTGTGTGA
- the LOC18603850 gene encoding uncharacterized protein LOC18603850 isoform X2, which produces MCFKLYLSYILKFKKRGLDYFLTQCPSLEVLRLVGVTSLTRFVASDASANLKCLELRNCHSLKKVEIYAVNLVSLFYNGSDGVPVTLNLPHLVELLVGGNYLRQIYHLSQLQIILSQLESLSFDVSGAKAWPFLKNIPTLSNLKHLELESGITGVSHSFLPFTSLLTAAPLLHTFTLKIMYCVDWPSRDSSQTTFCSNCSFRELSKISLENPHPSFKVVKLYGFVRVPAVMELVFHLLCLRS; this is translated from the exons ATGTGCTTCAAGCTTTACTTGTCTTACATCCTTAAGTTTAAAAAACGTGGACTTGACTACTTTTTAACTCAATGTCCATCGCTTGAGGTTTTGAGACTGGTGGGAGTCACTTCTCTAACAAGGTTTGTAGCTTCTGATGCATCAGCCAACCTGAAATGCTTGGAGCTAAGAAACTGCCATTCCCTGAAGAAGGTTGAAATTTATGCTGTCAATCTCGTGTCATTGTTTTACAATGGAAGCGATGGTGTCCCTGTTACTTTGAATCTACCCCATCTCGTGGAGCTATTAGTTGGAGGAAACTATTTACGTCAAATTTATCACCTTTCGCAGCTCCAAATCATTCTCTCACAGTTGGAGTCTCTTAGTTTCGATGTGTCAGGAGCTAAA GCTTGGCCGTTCCTTAAGAACATTCCCACACTGAGTAATCTCAAGCATTTGGAATTGGAGAGCGGAATTACAGGTGTTTCCCATTCTTTCCTTCCTTTCACTTCACTGCTAACAGCGGCTCCTTTGTTACATACATTTACGCTCAAg ATTATGTACTGCGTAGATTGGCCATCCAGGGACTCATCACAGACTACGTTCTGCTCAAATTGCTCATTCAGGGAGTTATCAAAGATCTCATTGGAAAATCCTCATCCAAGCTTTAAAGTTGTGAAACTGTATGGGTTTGTCAGGGTTCCAGCTGTGATGGAGTTGGTTTTCCACTTGCTCTGCTTGAGAAGTTAA
- the LOC18603850 gene encoding uncharacterized protein LOC18603850 isoform X1, which translates to MCFKLYLSYILKFKKRGLDYFLTQCPSLEVLRLVGVTSLTRFVASDASANLKCLELRNCHSLKKVEIYAVNLVSLFYNGSDGVPVTLNLPHLVELLVGGNYLRQIYHLSQLQIILSQLESLSFDVSGAKTFQNGIFSQAWPFLKNIPTLSNLKHLELESGITGVSHSFLPFTSLLTAAPLLHTFTLKIMYCVDWPSRDSSQTTFCSNCSFRELSKISLENPHPSFKVVKLYGFVRVPAVMELVFHLLCLRS; encoded by the exons ATGTGCTTCAAGCTTTACTTGTCTTACATCCTTAAGTTTAAAAAACGTGGACTTGACTACTTTTTAACTCAATGTCCATCGCTTGAGGTTTTGAGACTGGTGGGAGTCACTTCTCTAACAAGGTTTGTAGCTTCTGATGCATCAGCCAACCTGAAATGCTTGGAGCTAAGAAACTGCCATTCCCTGAAGAAGGTTGAAATTTATGCTGTCAATCTCGTGTCATTGTTTTACAATGGAAGCGATGGTGTCCCTGTTACTTTGAATCTACCCCATCTCGTGGAGCTATTAGTTGGAGGAAACTATTTACGTCAAATTTATCACCTTTCGCAGCTCCAAATCATTCTCTCACAGTTGGAGTCTCTTAGTTTCGATGTGTCAGGAGCTAAA ACTTTTCAAAATGGGATTTTTTCCCAGGCTTGGCCGTTCCTTAAGAACATTCCCACACTGAGTAATCTCAAGCATTTGGAATTGGAGAGCGGAATTACAGGTGTTTCCCATTCTTTCCTTCCTTTCACTTCACTGCTAACAGCGGCTCCTTTGTTACATACATTTACGCTCAAg ATTATGTACTGCGTAGATTGGCCATCCAGGGACTCATCACAGACTACGTTCTGCTCAAATTGCTCATTCAGGGAGTTATCAAAGATCTCATTGGAAAATCCTCATCCAAGCTTTAAAGTTGTGAAACTGTATGGGTTTGTCAGGGTTCCAGCTGTGATGGAGTTGGTTTTCCACTTGCTCTGCTTGAGAAGTTAA
- the LOC18603851 gene encoding 39S ribosomal protein L47, mitochondrial, giving the protein MFLSRFVGRTALLAAAKSERSAAAAAAATGRNPLEQFFEADRSPDDEKPVYGRSWKASELRLKSWDDLHKLWYVLLKEKNMLMTQRQMLHAQNLRFPNPERIPKVRKSMCRIKQVLTERAIEDPDPRRSAEMRRMINAL; this is encoded by the exons ATGTTTCTGTCGAGGTTTGTTGGGAGGACAGCTCTCTTGGCAGCTGCTAAGTCAGAACGCTCAGCTGCTGCTGCTGCGGCCGCAACGGGTCGTAACCCTCTTGAGCAGTTCTTTGAGGCTGATAGAAGCCCTGATGACGAAAAACCTGTCTACG GTCGAAGTTGGAAAGCTTCTGAGCTGCGTCTAAAGTCTTGGGATGATCTCCATAAACTATGGTATGTTTTgttgaaagagaaaaacatgTTGATGACTCAACGGCAGATGCTTCATGCCCAGAATCTACGATTCCCTAATCCAGAACGTATTCCCAAG GTAAGGAAGTCAATGTGCCGTATCAAGCAAGTACTTACTGAAAGAGCAATTGAAGACCCAGATCCCAGGAGGTCTGCAGAGATGAGGAGGATGATAAATGCTCTGTGA
- the LOC18603853 gene encoding uncharacterized protein LOC18603853: MHGRGGGEERKRARHMWTVPTRATAVLSGDGGASPSSSSSSTVNSFCKDGRKISVGDCALFKPPQESPPFIGIIRCLIAGKENKLRLGVNWLYRPAEVKLGKGILLEAAPNEIFYSFHKDEIPAASLLHPCKVAFLPKDVELPSGICSFVCRRVYDITNKCLWWLTDQDYINERQEEVDQLLDKTRLEMHATVQPGGRSPKPMNGPTSTSQIKPGSDSVQNSASSFPSQGKGKKRERGDQGSEPVKRERTSKMDDGDSGHGRPEINLKSEIAKITEKGGLEDSEGVEKLVQLMVPERNEKKIDLVSRSMLAGVIAATDKFDCLSRFVQLRGLPVFDEWLQEVHKGKIGDGSGSKDDRSVDDFLLTLLRALDKLPVNLTALQMCNIGKSVNHLRSHKNLEIQKKARGLVDTWKKRVEAEMDAKSGSNQAVPWSARPRISEVSHSGSKHSGSSEVAVKSSVTQFSASKTGSVKLAQGETPTKSASASPGSMKAATSPVSASTNLKDGQARNATAVGTSDPQTTARDEKSSSSSQSHNNSQSCSSDHAKTGGVSGKEEARSSAAGSGTVTKISGSSSRHRKSINGFPGSSGVQRETGSSKNSSLHRNPASEKISQSGLTCEKAVDAPMAEGNSHKFIVKIPNRGRSPAQSVSGGSLEDLSVMNSRASSPVLSEKHEQSDRNTKEKSETYRANVTTDVNTESWQSNDFKDVLTGSDEGDGSPAAVPDEEHCRIGEDARKTTEVTKTASSSSGNELKSGKLQEASFSSINALIDSCVKYSEANACMPVGDDAGMNLLASVAAGEISKSDVASPIDSPQRNNPVVEHSSTGNDTRLKPSAGDDVVRDRHQCVEGADDEHLKQGTVAGNSWAKNADCKTGSSQEKSGGELNEHLISSSMGLPQTADQCLENGKLKEIVTAALVNLPSGSTVEKTTAVGDSKEHLEKKAGGVDDDSSLDTKQKGSTSLVNEDKVVDPGVKVEKEAVDGSSSVPSMEVDVEDKKNVTEGLDRSLQTHENSAAVTGNSTKGADKEALPPGSAKDIVLEKVGEVKPEKDVETDARSHVAHTEKQKPEWETVTARKGEQVEENLECGEVHEPRGGPSPCRASSTVMETEQPTRSRGSKLTVAEADEAEERTSTTSDAPATGGADADAKVEFDLNEGFNADEAKFGEPNNLTAPGCSAPVQLISPLPFPISSVSSSLPASITVAAAAKGPFVPPDDLLRTKGVLGWKGSAATSAFRPAEPRKSLDMPLGTSNASMPDATTSKQSRPPLDIDLNVPDERVLEDLASRSSAQGTDSAPDLTNNRDLTCGLMGSAPIRSSGGLDLDLNRVDEPIDLGNHSTGTSRRLDVPMQPLKSSSGGILNGEASVRRDFDLNNGPAVDEVSAEPSLFSQHNRSSNVPSQPPVSSLRINNTEMANFSSWFPTGNTYSAVTIPSILPDRGEQPFPIVATGGPPRVLGPPTAATPFNPDVYRGPVLSSSPAVPFPSAPFQYPVFPFGTTFPLPSTSFSGGSTTYVDSSPSGRLCFPPVSQLLGPAGAVPSHYARPYVVSLPDGSNNSGAESGRKWGRQGLDLNAGPGGPDIEGRDETSPLASRQLSVASSQALAEEQARMYQVPGGILKRKEPEGGWDGYKQSSWQ; encoded by the exons ATGCATGGGCGGGGAGGAGGTGAGGAGAGGAAAAGGGCACGGCACATGTGGACAGTCCCTACACGTGCAACGGCGGTTCTGAGTGGTGATGGTGGTGCTTctccctcttcttcttcttcatctacTGTTAATTCATTTTGCaag GATGGACGCAAGATCAGTGTTGGTGACTGTGCTCTCTTCAAACCGCCCCAAGAGTCTCCACCTTTCATTGGAATAATTCGTTGTCTAATTGCTggtaaagaaaataagttaaggTTGGGTGTGAATTGGCTTTATCGACCTGCTGAAGTAAAGCTTGGCAAAGGCATCCTGCTGGAAGCTGCGCCAaacgaaatattttattcctttCACAAGGATGAGATTCCTGCTGCATCCTTACTCCATCCATGTAAAGTTGCATTCCTTCCTAAAGACGTTGAACTTCCGTCAGGGATTTGCTCATTTGTGTGCCGGCGAGTATATGACATTACAAACAAGTGTTTATGGTGGCTAACTGATCAAGATTATATTAAT GAACGACAAGAAGAAGTAGATCAGCTGTTAGATAAGACACGTTTAGAAATGCATGCAACAGTGCAGCCAGGTGGCCGTTCTCCAAAGCCAATGAATGGTCCGACATCAACATCCCAGATAAAACCTGGTTCAGATAGTGTACAGAACAGTGCTTCCTCATTTCCTTCTCAGGGTAAGGGAAAGAAAAGGGAGCGTGGTGATCAAGGCTCCGAGCCTGTTAAACGGGAACGTACTAGTAAAATGGATGATGGGGATTCTGGTCATGGTAGACcagaaattaatttaaaatctgAGATTGCAAAAATTACTGAAAAGGGGGGACTAGAAGACTCTGAAGGAGTTGAGAAATTGGTGCAGCTGATGGTGCCCGAgagaaatgagaagaaaatagACTTGGTGAGCCGGTCAATGCTTGCTGGTGTGATAGCAGCCACGGACAAGTTTGACTGTCTTAGTCGTTTTGTTCAGCTTAGAGGGTTGCCTGTTTTTGATGAATGGCTCCAGGAAGTCCACAAAGGGAAGATTGGTGATGGTAGTGGCTCCAAAGATGATAGATCAGTTGACGATTTTCTTTTAACCTTACTCCGTGCACTTGATAAGTTACCTGTAAATCTTACAGCTCTACAGATGTGTAACATTGGCAAGTCTGTGAATCATTTGCGTAGTCATAAGAATTTAGAAATACAGAAGAAAGCAAGGGGCTTAGTTGATACATGGAAAAAACGAGTTGAGGCTGAGATGGATGCTAAGTCTGGTTCAAATCAGGCTGTTCCCTGGTCTGCAAGACCTCGTATTTCTGAAGTTTCTCACAGTGGAAGCAAGCACTCTGGATCATCTGAGGTTGCAGTGAAAAGCTCAGTAACACAATTTTCTGCCTCTAAAACTGGTTCAGTTAAGCTTGCTCAAGGAGAGACTCCCACCAAGTCTGCTTCTGCATCACCAGGATCTATGAAGGCAGCAACATCGCCTGTGTCAGCCAGTACAAACTTGAAAGATGGACAGGCACGAAATGCTACTGCTGTTGGAACCTCTGATCCTCAAACAACTGCTAGGGATGAGAAAAGCAGCAGTTCTAGCCAGTCCCACAACAATAGTCAGTCTTGTTCTAGTGATCATGCGAAGACTGGGGGAGTTTCTGGTAAGGAGGAGGCAAGAAGTTCTGCTGCTGGTTCAGGAACGGTGACTAAGATCTCAGGTAGTTCTTCACGGCATCGGAAATCAATTAATGGTTTCCCAGGGTCATCTGGGGTTCAAAGGGAAACTGGTTCTAGCAAAAATTCATCTTTGCACAGAAATCCAGCTTCAGAAAAAATATCGCAGTCTGGTTTAACATGTGAAAAGGCAGTGGATGCTCCTATGGCTGAGGGTAATAGTCATAAGTTCATTGTTAAGATCCCAAATCGAGGTAGAAGTCCAGCACAAAGTGTCAGCGGAGGATCTCTTGAAGATCTTTCTGTCATGAATAGCAGAGCATCTTCTCCTGTGCTTTCAGAGAAGCATGAACAATCTGATCGTAACACAAAGGAGAAGAGTGAGACTTATCGGGCAAATGTTACGACCGATGTGAATACTGAATCATGGCAGAGCAATGATTTCAAAGATGTGCTGACTGGGTCTGATGAGGGAGATGGTTCACCTGCAGCTGTTCCTGATGAAGAACACTGTAGGATTGGAGAAGATGCTAGGAAAACAACTGAAGTTACAAAAACTGCTTCCTCATCTTCAGGAAATGAACTTAAATCGGGGAAACTGCAGGAGGCTTCTTTCAGCTCCATAAATGCTCTAATTGATAGTTGTGTCAAGTACTCTGAAGCAAATGCATGCATGCCGGTTGGGGATGATGCTGGAATGAATTTGCTTGCTAGTGTGGCTGCTGGAGAGATTTCTAAGTCAGATGTGGCTTCGCCAATTGATTCTCCACAAAGAAATAACCCTGTTGTTGAGCACTCTTCCACAGGCAATGATACAAGACTAAAACCTTCTGCTGGGGATGATGTTGTTCGAGATCGACATCAGTGTGTTGAGGGTGCAGATGATGAGCATCTGAAGCAGGGTACTGTTGCCGGTAATTCATGGGCTAAGAATGCAGACTGCAAGACTGGTTCCTCTCAAGAAAAATCTGGAGGAGAGCTGAATGAGCACTTAATTTCATCAAGTATGGGTTTGCCACAGACTGCAGACCAGTGTCTTGAAAATGGTAAATTGAAGGAAATTGTAACAGCTGCTTTAGTCAATTTGCCCTCTGGAAGCACTGTGGAGAAAACTACTGCTGTTGGAGATTCCAAAGAGCACCTGGAGAAAAAGGCTGGTGGAGTGGATGATGATAGCAGTTTGGATACGAAACAAAAGGGGAGCACTTCTTTGGTAAATGAAGATAAGGTCGTCGATCCAGGTGTAAAAGTTGAGAAAGAAGCGGTTGATGGATCTTCATCTGTACCATCTATGGAAGTTGATGTTGAGGACAAGAAAAATGTCACTGAAGGTTTGGATAGAAGTTTGCAGACTCATGAGAATTCAGCAGCTGTTACTGGAAATTCCACAAAAGGAGCAGATAAAGAAGCATTGCCTCCTGGTTCTGCTAAAGATATTGTTTTGGAAAAGGTTGGTGAAGTGAAGCCGGAGAAGGATGTTGAGACTGATGCACGTAGTCATGTCGCTCACACTGAGAAGCAAAAACCTGAGTGGGAAA CTGTTACTGCTCGTAAAGGTGAGCAGGTGGAGGAGAATTTAGAATGTGGCGAGGTTCATGAACCACGTGGTGGACCATCTCCTTGTAGGGCATCATCCACAGTAATGGAAACAGAACAACCCACGAGGTCAAGGGGATCTAAGTTGACTGTTGCAGAAGCAGATGAAGCAGAAGAACGTACATCAACCACCTCAGATGCTCCTGCAACAGGTGGTGCAGACGCAGATGCAAAAGTAGAATTTGACTTGAATGAAGGCTTTAATGCAGATGAGGCGAAATTTGGGGAGCCAAATAACTTGACAGCACCAGGATGTTCAGCTCCTGTCCAATTAATTAGCCCATTGCCTTTCCCCATTTCTTCTGTGTCTAGCAGCCTCCCTGCTTCGATTACTGTTGCTGCTGCTGCAAAAGGGCCATTTGTTCCTCCAGATGACCTACTGAGGACTAAAGGGGTACTGGGTTGGAAGGGATCGGCAGCCACAAGTGCTTTTCGGCCTGCTGAGCCCCGAAAGTCTCTGGATATGCCTCTGGGTACAAGTAATGCTTCCATGCCTGATGCTACTACTAGCAAACAAAGTCGTCCTCCATTGGATATTGATTTGAATGTACCTGATGAGAGAGTCCTTGAGGATTTAGCTTCCAGAAGTTCTGCTCAAGGTACAGACTCTGCACCAGACCTTACAAATAACCGCGATTTAACGTGTGGTTTGATGGGTTCTGCACCCATTCGCTCTTCTGGGGGACTTGATCTTGATTTGAATAGAGTTGATGAGCCTATCGATTTGGGTAATCACTCTACTGGCACTAGTCGTAGACTGGATGTCCCTATGCAGCCTTTGAAATCATCATCAGGTGGTATTCTTAATGGTGAGGCAAGTGTCCGCAGGGACTTTGATTTGAACAATGGGCCTGCTGTTGATGAGGTGAGTGCTGAACCATCATTATTTAGCCAGCATAATAGAAGCAGCAATGTGCCATCTCAACCACCAGTTTCCAGCCTGCGGATAAACAATACAGAGATGGCAAATTTCTCATCATGGTTTCCTACAGGGAATACATACTCGGCTGTCACAATTCCATCAATCTTGCCTGATAGAGGAGAACAGCCTTTCCCAATTGTTGCAACTGGTGGGCCACCAAGAGTTTTGGGTCCCCCTACTGCTGCCACCCCTTTTAATCCCGATGTCTATAGGGGACCTGTGTTGTCATCTTCACCAGCAGTGCCCTTCCCATCGGCGCCTTTCCAATATCCCGTTTTCCCATTTGGAACAACCTTTCCTCTTCCTTCAACTAGCTTTTCAGGCGGTTCAACAACTTATGTTGATTCATCTCCTAGTGGGAGGCTTTGTTTCCCCCCAGTCTCACAATTATTAGGACCTGCTGGTGCTGTCCCATCCCATTATGCAAGGCCCTATGTTGTTAGCCTCCCAGATGGTAGTAATAATAGCGGTGCTGAGAGTGGTAGGAAATGGGGAAGGCAAGGTCTAGACTTAAATGCTGGGCCTGGAGGCCCAGATATAGAAGGAAGAGATGAGACATCACCTCTTGCATCTAGGCAACTGTCTGTTGCCAGTTCACAGGCCCTGGCAGAAGAGCAAGCAAGAATGTATCAGGTGCCAGGTGGCATATTGAAAAGGAAGGAACCTGAGGGGGGATGGGATGGATACAAGCAATCTTCATGGCAGTAG